AGTTTGGTCTCGATCTGGGCAAGGGCAAGATTGAGTTTCATTGGGCGAATCTTACCACTAAAAAAATCCGGCAAAGCCATGCAAGGGAGGGAAAAGAAAAGTCCCGAAGACTCTGTTCTGCGGGACTTGTATTCATGCGATGGTTAAGGCAGTTTCCATTCCGAGGGCCAGCCGGGAGGTGTTTGTGGATCTGCGGGAAGCGGTTCGAGGAAGGCGCTGTCGGCGAGGTCGGGACAATTGGGGATGTCGTGATCGTAATAATCGTCGTTGCCGGGGTCGAGGGTCATATTATCAGAATCCCAATAAAGAGTGGAACCTGCATCCGGCGCCCACATGAGATCGGCATTGTCGTCGCCTGTATGACTGAAGTTTTCCGCGCTGGTCGGGTTCGCGCCGCAAGAAGCGGCAAAACCCAGCGTGTGAACAATCTCGTGAATCACGCCCATGTCGGTATAGGTGTTCCCCGCGCCGAACGATTCGCTTGCGCAGTCATAACCGTCATCCAAAACGGCGGAGGTATACAATCCCGCCATGCGCCCCATCAAATCATCGGGATGGGCGGCATCGGCGCAGGTGCCGGGATGGCTGGTGATCTCGAACATGGAAACGTAGATCTTCCCGGGCTGGAAAAGCCGGGTCTTTACGAGTTCCGCTTCGAGTATGTCGCGGATCCAATACTTGCCCCCATACTGCGAAACAGACGCATCGATGACCTGCCGGCTGGTCATGCCGATCTGGACGAAGGTGATATCCAATTCGCCCTGATAGGTGTCGAAGCGAAACTTTGAACCGCCGGACTGTCCTGCGAACCATTCGTTGACCGTATCGACAGTGACATCGATCTTCCCATCCAAGTCGCGCTGGTAATCGGTCCCGTCGGCGGGAAGCACGTAAAGGAAATGCACCTGATACATGCCGGGGGCATCGTCGGGGCGGTCGGCGTAGGAACGCTCACCGAGCGGAGCGACGGGAGCAGGCGTGGGCGGTGGAAGCGAGGCGAGGGTTTTATCGGCTGAGACCGCAAAGTATTGTTCCGCGTCTTCCGTCAGGGTGAACTCGCCGATCAAATTCCCGGTCCCGTCATACACGCGCCAAACGTGGGTGCTGTACGAACCGATCGTTTCCGATCCGGATGGAGGCAATTGAGTGAACGATTCTTCGCCGCCATCGAAGTCCACCCATATAACATCGAGCGTTTCAGCAGTTTGGTTGGCGATGGTCAATTGAACTTCTGCAGTACCGTTTCCCGAGCGGACGGCTGGCGCTTCAGTCTCCGCCGGAGCCGGTGCTTGCGTCGGGGGCGCTGACTCTTCCGTTAGGGGAGCGCCGCCTCCCCCGCAGGCGGAAATCAAAAAGACAAAAATGAATAAAACTCGCACAAAAGATCTCGATCGCATGGCACGAACTCCTATCCGATGAATTTGCCCGATTATAGTGGGATTGGTATGGTCTTTACTTCACAACTTTGAAATTAGAATGACCGGGGCAGGAGTAAGAAACCCGATCTGCAAACCGGCATATCAAGGAAGCAGGAGGGACCCGAATCCCTGGCGGACCGAAAATCTCCACCGCAATTAATCCGACGCGACAAAAAGACCTCCTGCAAAAGTCAAATTTTTTACCCTGCCCAAGGCGGAAGTCCCCGGCGGCGGGAGCACTTATGCAAGAGGTCCAATCTAAAACAAAAATATCCGTCAAATGACGGCTGCGTGAAACTCATCCCCCAATGATCGATCAACTCTGTTCGGCCTTGCCGAACAATCCCTGCCTGTCGAAGTACGGCTTCAGGATCAGGTAGCCGCCCAGTACGATCAGAAAGACCGCACCCCCGATGCCTCCGACACCGACGAGTTCGAGAATCCCGCCGATGAGCGACAGGATGCCGAGAAATGTCGTGAAGCCGCTCATGCGAATGCTGCTGAAGTAGCGCGCGGCGTTCAAGCCCAGCAGAATTAAGCCGACGCCGATCGACCACCATCCGCTTTTGACAACGGACTCCGGGACGAACATGAAGCCGCCGAGCATGATGAGGAAAAAGCCCCAGGCGGCAGTCTCCAAATTCTTGTTCAGAGACGCTTTCCGGGGATCGAGCGCGGGTTGAACTTCCGTATTTTCGGTCATGGTCTCTCCTTGTTTTCGATCCGTCGCATGCGGGCGCGGGACTGCCAAGGTTTTCCGCAGCACATCCATAAAGATTGTACAACTCTGCCTGGTGGAATTCAATAAGGCGAATGCATGTAAAGACTGCCTGCAAAAGCCGCGGTTTTATCCTGCTCGAGGCGGCATCCCCACCGCCGGGGACTGCGGCGTGAGCACTTATGCAAGAGGTGTAATGGAAAAAGCCCGACAAGCAAACCGGACTTTCAGTGGAGAGGGAGGCGTTCGACATCGTACCCGAAGGGTAATATCATCCCCTCAATGGGGGCGCTCGGTGGAAATAAAAAGCCCGACTCATCGAGCCGGACTCTTCTGCGGAGAGGGAGGGATTCGACATCGTACCCGAAGGGTAATATCATCCCCTCAACGGGGGCGCTCGGTGGAAATAAAAAGGACTCGACAATATGCCAAGTCCTTTAGCGGAGAGGGAGGGATTCGAACCCTCGGTGGACCGGAGCCCACAACGGTTTTCGAGACCGTCCCATTCAACCACTCTGGCACCTCCCCGAAAGTGTCACGTGTCACGTTTCAGGTGTCAGGTTGTGTCACGTGAGCGAGCGAAATTATACCTGAAAATCTACAGCGGATATTTGTGCGGGCGGAATGTGTGAGGATTGGGGATTAGAGATTAGAGGATTGGAGGATTGGGGAGTGGAGAGTGGAGAGTGGAGGATTGGAGAATTGGAGATTGGAGGATTGGGGGTTGGAGATTGGGGATTTGACCGCCTTGCCCCGGCGCTGTAGGAGGTGCGCTTCGACAGGGTTTCGACCAGTTCGGTGAAAGGCTGGTCGAGGATCTTTTCGCGATGGGTGCTTGACTTGGTGGTTGGGGTCGGTATAATGGTGGAGTGCTAAGTGGTTGTGCTTTTTAGACTGAGGGCTGCCAGTATTTTACACCATTCTCGAGAGTTTCTGTCCATAGGTAGTTATGTTGAGGAGCTCAACCGAGTATCTAGTTAGTTTTCATCTTGCAAAAAGAAAGGTTTCTAAAATGAATATCAACCAGTTTTTGAAAGAAAACATGCAAGTAAAAGAATTGGCAGGCGGTTACGAATACCGCGAACATGCGCCCCGCGTGGTCTGCGCCGATGGCTTCAATATGTCGGTTCAAGTTTCAAGTAGTCACTATTGCACACCACGTATCAATGACGCCGCTTTTTACTCCGAAGTAGAAATCGGTTATCCGAGCGAAGCCGAGCCGCTTATTATGGAGTTTGCCGAGCAAGCAGACCGCCCCACTGATACGGTTTATGGTTACGTTCCTGTTTTTATCGTTGATGAAGTCATTGCAAAACATGGTGGCTTCAAAGTCGAGAATGAAAACTAACAATGCGTGCAGTGGACAAAAGCGGGCTGTGGCGAAATCTGAAAATTATCCAAGCCCTCCCGCTTTTGCCACTAACGCCAGTCCGTTAGGCGGCTCACGAGTAGATAATCACGGGAATGCAAAGGGTCAATTACAGATGTTCGTCATCAATACTATTTTTCAACCCATCTATGGAAAACCGTGTTGGCAAGTTGAGCAAGGGTATGGCTCGTTTCTCACATTTGAGTTTGGACAGCCTTCTCTCCATATCACTGAACCGCACGAAGTTTCCGAACAGGCTGCCGAAAGCGTCAGACGAAATGCTGCTCGACGATTTGTGTATGTTCGGGGCGACTGGCATCTTTGGATCTACATTTGCGATTGGTATATCTTTTTGAATAATCGGGAATTGGCAAATCACGAATCCAATCGGCGTGCTATCAAAAAAGCATTGATTGACATCGATGGGCAGGCACTTACAAAGGTCAGCGTAAATGATTCACTGGTCTCTGTATTTGAATTTGATTTGGGAGGCAGGTTAGAAGTTATTCCAAATCACAAAGATTATGAAAAGAATGTCGATCTCTGGTTACTGTATGAGCCATCGGGTAAGGTCTTTACGTTGCGAGCGGATGGGAAATACCATCACATGCTTGGTACTACTCCGCCTGAGAGCTATAAATGGAAACCCTTGAGAGTCTCGAAACCGAAGAAGATTGTAAAATAAAACCGCCGCCTAACATAGCGTGCACCCGACGCTGGGGACTCTGTGCGTTTTCAAGCGTTTGTCCACGCCTCAGCCGTTTCCACATCGGACGGCGTTCCACCGTCCACCCCAGCGCGGGTAACGCCAACCGTTAGGTGGCTACTTGCTAGGACAATAAACAAAAGAGAGTTATGTTGCGCATTTTACGTCATTCACTCAAGTTGCTAGGCGATATCTTTCAAAGTGTCCAATACAACGGATTCTTAGCTGCAATCATAGCTGCCGCAGGTCTTGTTTTGCCTTTCTTTTCAAAAGCAGAAATGGCTAACATACCTGGCGCTCAATTAGATACAGCATTGCACATCATTGAATACATCAGCTTGGTTTTTGTTTTTATTTTTTTGATTGTTATTCTCGTTCAGTTTTTTGGAGCATTTTGTATTTGGCTAAGTCAGCAAGTTCCAGAAAGTATTGATATCCTGCCAGCGCATACTCATGACATCGAATCCGTATTTGACGAGAATTTAAGAAAAGAAATTGAATTTAACTATGCTAGCCTAAGAATAATTAATCGCGAATATGAGGAACTTACTGAATGTTATGCGGTATTAAGGGCAATATATGTTCGCGATTCTGAAATGGGTTTTGTTGACTTAACATCGTGGTTTTTTGAACGTATTAGCAATAAGAGGCTCCGATGGAAAAACAACAATAACTGCGAAATTAAAATTGGACCTAGAACAGGATTAGAGACATTACGAGTATACAGATTGGGTATTGATTTTGATGACCATTCTTGCGCTGTCCAAGATTTCAATATCTGCGACAAAAAATATAAAAGCATGAAAAATGGAAATACAGAATTCTTTGTCGTAATTGAAATATATGGAAAACTAAGCAATAAAGATATAAAGCCAAAAAAATTCTATGGGCATATCAAGATTGAATTTGAGAAGACAAATGATGGAGCTTCTTACGGTTTGGATATTTGGAAGGTAGATAGAAGGCTTGAAAAAAGTTTACGTGCAAAACTTACCGCCACCTAACAAAGCGTGCAGCAACTGTCTTGAAAGTCAAGAGCAAAACCACCATTAAAGGGAAGACCAGTCCGTCTCAGACTATGACCCTCTGCCTGAACGGGACCTGATCTCGCATCATCGCGTTCAAGATCGTTAGAAACTTCCGCATACACGCGGTCAGCGCCACCTTCTTCTCCTTGCCGCGCTTCAACAGATTCTCGTACTGCACCTTGATCGTAGGATTGTAACGACACGCCACCAGGGTCGCCATGTATAAGACACTGCGCACATCTGCCCGTCCTCCCTTGGTCTTGCGATAGCCTCGTTTCCTGCCGCTGTCGTGGTTCATCGGCGCCACTCCCACCAGCGCCGCAATCTTCTTCCGGTCCATCTTTCCCAACTCCGGCAGGGTCCGCCAGAATGTAGCTGTGGCGACTGGTCCCACGCCCGGTGCGCTCGCCAATATCCTGCGTCCCACCTGCCACTTTTCCTGCCCTGCAATAAACACACCGATCTGATCCTCCTCCACATCCTTCTTCTCTGACTGTATGCAATGGATGATCCGCTCCACCGAAGCCTGCAAACTGGGCTGGATCGTCCGCAACCGGTTCTTTTCTGCCTTTATCATCTCCTCCAATTGCCTGCGTCTGACCAACAGCCCGCTCAATTCCCGTTCCTTCTCATCTTTCCCTCGTACAACCTCGGTTTCACCCGCTCTCCAAATACAGCCGGGATCTGGGCATCCAGCTTGTCCGTCTTCGCCAGCAGACCGCACGCGCGCGCGAATTGCCTCACCCGGGATGGGTTCACCACTGCGACCGCCAAGCCTTTCCGAAATAAGCCTGCCACCACCGCCCGCTGGTAGCCGCCCGTGGCTTCCACGACGATCCGTTCGGGCTCGAGGGCTTTCATATCCCGGATGAGTCCGGCTATCCCTTTTTCATCGTTCCCTGTCTGGCTGGCTTTGGTCTCCCCCAGTACCGCAATATCCAACCTGTCTTTCGACACATCGATCCCTACGTACTTTCCACTACTTGTTGCCATTTCTTCCTCCTCTCCGTATAATGGAGTTGAGCCCACGCTAGTATTCGGTCTCTGACGACCTTTCAACTGTTCGGGCTCACCTGACGATAGGACATGGCGATCATGCTGCACGACGGTCTCCAACGACCTCCTGACGGTCGATCTGCCATGTCCTGCTTAAAGATACTACCTGACGCTGGGGATTCTGCGCACATCTCAAGCAGTTTTCTGCGCCTTATCATTTTTCTGGTTGGACGGCTTCGCCGTCCCCGCCCCAGCGCAGGTAACGCAAACCGTTGGCAAGAACTTGCTTTCAATCTTTAGGTCTGTTTTTCAAAAATAATTTACGTTTCAAATTGGCGTTTTGAGTCTTGCAAATCAGGGTTTTGGTTTTAGCAAAGTTTCGGGTTCGCAAAAGTCAGCATTTTTAGCAATGGTATTTTTCCAAATATTTGTTTCTCAAAAATGGGTTCAGGTTTTTGGTTCAAAAAGTTTCGCGTCAAATTGGCTCAGGTTTCTAAAATTGGTTTTGTAGTTTTACGTCAGGTTTTTGCAAGCAAGCGGTTTCATTTTGCAAATTCCGTTTTTTCTGGCTTGCGTTTTGTTTGGTCAAGTCAGGTTTCTGAAATCGGCTACATTTCTTTAGCAAAAGTTTTAGCAAGTTTGGTTCGGGCTTTTTCGCCAGGTTCCTTTTTCAGGCAATTTTGTTTTTCGGCAAAGTCAGTTTTTAGCAAAGGTTTCAGCAAGTTCTTTACTCTACGTTTTGGTAAGTCAGTCATGTTCTCCAAAATCAAAGTCGGGCTTGTAAAAAATTAAGTGGCGTGTAAAATCAAGTCAGTGAAAGGCGTGGTTTGGGTTTTTAGGTTGTGTGTCCTCTAGCCCCAGTTCTTGCCAACAAAGCGTGCAGCAACTGTCTTGAAAGTCAAGAGCAAAACCACCATTAAAGGGAAGACCAGTCCGTCTCAGACTATGACCCTCTGCCTGAACGGGACCTGATCTCGCATCATCGCGTTCAAGATCGTTAGAAACTTCCGCATACACGCGGTCAGCGCCACCTTCTTCTCCTTGCCGCGCTTCAACAGATTCTCGTACTGCACCTTGATCGTAGGATTGTAACGACACGCCACCAGGGTCGCCATGTATAAGACACTGCGCACATCTGCCCGTCCTCCCTTGGTCTTGCGATAGCCTCGTTTCCTGCCGCTGTCGTGGTTCATCGGCGCCACTCCCACCAGCGCCGCAATCTTCTTCCGGTCCATCTTTCCCAACTCCGGCAGGGTCCGCCAGGGATGTAGCTGTGGCGACCGGTCCCACGCCCGGTGCGCTCGCCAATATCCTGCGTCCCACCTGCCACTTTTTTCCTGCCCTGCAATAAACACACCGATCTGATCCTCCACATCCTTCTTCTCTGACTGTATGCAATGGATGATCCGCTCCACCGAAGCCTGCAAACTGGGCTGGATCGTCCGCAACCGGTTCTTTTCTGCCTTTATCATCTCCTCCAATTGCCTGCGTCTGACCAACAGCCCGCTCAATTCCCGTTCCTTCTCATCTTTCCCTCGTACAACCTCGGTTTCACCTGCTCTCCAAATACAGCCGGGATCTGGGCATCCAGCTTGTCCGTCTTCGCCAGCAGACCGCACGCGCGCGCGAATTGCCTCACCCGGGATGGGTTCACCACTGCGACCGCCAAGCCTTTCCGAAATAAGCCTGCCACCACCGCCCGCTGGTAGCCGCCCGTGGCTTCCACGACGATCCGTTCGGGCTCGAGGGCTTTCATATCCCGGATGAGTCCGGCTATCCCTTTTTCATCGTTCCCTGTCTGGCTGGCTTTGGTCTCCCCCAGTACCGCAATATCCAACCTGTCTTTCGACACATCGATCCCTACGTACTTTCCACTACTTGTTGCCATTTCTTCCTCCTCTCCGTATAATGGAGTTGAGCCCACGCTAGTATTCGGTCTCTGACGACCTTTCAACTGTTCGGGCTCACCTGACGATAGGACATGGCGATCATGCTGCACGACGGTCTCCAACGACCTCCTGACGGTCGATCTGCCATGTCCTGCTTAAAGATACTACCTGACGCTGGGGATTCTGCGCACATCTCAAGCAGTTTCCTACGCCTTATCATTTTTCTGGTTGGACGGCTTCGCCGTCCCCGCCCCAGCGCAGGTAACGCAAACCGTTAGCCCGCCCAAACGTTGCGATGGAAATAGACACAACAAATGCCAAAAGAAATCAAGCTGGTTGCAGATAACATGGGAATATTGACATCAATTATTTGGATTAGCCTTCAAGATGATGGCTCCATTTCAATTGGAATGTCAGATCGAACTTTTTTAGTCCCCGGATTCACAAGCCGAATAGAGATTGATGGCGCAGTTCACCAAAATCATGTTCACTTTGAAGGTAAACTCAAGAAGAAAGCTATTACAAATCCTCATTTTACTTTTCACCCTCCCATGTATGTCCATTTGCGAGCAAATAATGAGGAAGA
This portion of the Anaerolineales bacterium genome encodes:
- a CDS encoding IS110 family transposase, with amino-acid sequence MSGLLVRRRQLEEMIKAEKNRLRTIQPSLQASVERIIHCIQSEKKDVEEDQIGVFIAGQEKWQVGRRILASAPGVGPVATATFWRTLPELGKMDRKKIAALVGVAPMNHDSGRKRGYRKTKGGRADVRSVLYMATLVACRYNPTIKVQYENLLKRGKEKKVALTACMRKFLTILNAMMRDQVPFRQRVIV
- a CDS encoding transposase; this encodes MATSSGKYVGIDVSKDRLDIAVLGETKASQTGNDEKGIAGLIRDMKALEPERIVVEATGGYQRAVVAGLFRKGLAVAVVNPSRVRQFARACGLLAKTDKLDAQIPAVFGERVKPRLYEGKMRRNGN
- a CDS encoding IS110 family transposase, with the translated sequence MSGLLVRRRQLEEMIKAEKNRLRTIQPSLQASVERIIHCIQSEKKDVEDQIGVFIAGQEKSGRWDAGYWRAHRAWDRSPQLHPWRTLPELGKMDRKKIAALVGVAPMNHDSGRKRGYRKTKGGRADVRSVLYMATLVACRYNPTIKVQYENLLKRGKEKKVALTACMRKFLTILNAMMRDQVPFRQRVIV
- a CDS encoding transposase, with protein sequence MATSSGKYVGIDVSKDRLDIAVLGETKASQTGNDEKGIAGLIRDMKALEPERIVVEATGGYQRAVVAGLFRKGLAVAVVNPSRVRQFARACGLLAKTDKLDAQIPAVFGEQVKPRLYEGKMRRNGN